In one Brachyhypopomus gauderio isolate BG-103 unplaced genomic scaffold, BGAUD_0.2 sc81, whole genome shotgun sequence genomic region, the following are encoded:
- the ceacam1 gene encoding carcinoembryonic antigen-related cell adhesion molecule 1 → MEYKFYCFTLILIIYITGVSPLIVVPSSNPVAAGRNVTLTLNPATTIIAGNWLFEGNVMVFWYKEMFILEGSYGDRASFNSSSLQLSLGFVNVNDSGVYALQGASPPLRAQVVLSVQEPVTNVSFTVSQTNLVEFNDSVTLTCSAHGTQLNFSWQNSSSAVTSGDRVQLSSGGSVLTITNVTRYDQGPFTCVVVNGVSNGTSGNIYFNISYGPSNLTMIATPQKTGYISGSDITLTCSADSSPSAWFFWSYNNISLSTSGQNLQLTNATQNQTGTYTCTAHNTVTLRYTTASKTIFILDPVSSAIVTPSVNKPIFNMSFTLSCDIMGPVDSTYWEKNGMYLHSDSRILISNQNKTLLFTQLTLADDGDYQCVASNPVSNMTSVPYRLMVNYGPWNISVYGPAIAAASSSLALNCSASSQPPSKYTWNFNGSEVAAGSTYRIGALSLNDSGEYTCVAYNNITGRSSNATWELTVIDIISSATVVPSGNQIIFNMSFTLSCDIMGPVDSTYWEKNGMYLHSDSRILLSNQNKTLLFTQLTLADDGDYQCVASNPVSNMTSVPYRLMVNYGPWSSTISGPAIAEAGSNVTLKCSARSRPPSEYSWYFRGSNVAKGPVFETGLLSLSSSGQYTCVAHNNITAGSTSATWNLTVIKAVFSVVVTPSMLVPLVSKHLQLFCNITGVYSSIQWLKDGQAFSPTPTATISLDNTTLAFQPLQIVDDGIYQCAAENAIGNHISKPYKLNANYGPVSLTITAEVRLAIVLTCDAKSHPLSVYHWIFNNTNIGEGATIFISIMSALGSNYTCVARNPLTNVALSGSYIIPDPSDVAPLQASALLTSSLALILAVSVL, encoded by the exons ATGGAGTATAAATTCTACTGCTTCACCTTGATCCTCATCATCTACATAACTG GTGTGTCTCCTTTGATTGTGGTTCCATCCTCAAATCCTGTTGCAGCGGGTAGAAATGTCACTCTGACGCTGAACCCTGCAACGACAATTATAGCTGGCAACTGGCTGTTTGAAGGCAATGTCATGGTGTTTTGGTACAAGGAAATGTTCATACTGGAAGGCAGTTATGGAGACAGAGCATCTTTCAACTCTTCCAGTCTCCAGCTCTCTCTGGGTTTTGTGAATGTGAATGATTCTGGTGTCTACGCACTCCAAGGTGCAAGCCCACCTTTACGAGCACAAGTTGTACTGTCTGTTCAGG AGCCAGTCACGAATGTATCTTTTACTGTGAGTCAGACAAATCTAGTGGAGTTTAATGACAGTGTTACACTCACCTGTTCCGCCCATGGTACACAGTTGAATTTCTCATGGCAAAACAGCAGTTCTGCGGTCACCAGCGGGGACAGAGTTCAGCTCAGTAGTGGTGGAAGTGTCCTCACTATAACCAACGTGACAAGATATGACCAGGGGCCTTTCACCTGCGTCGTGGTAAATGGCGTCAGTAATGGAACGAGTGGGAACATTTACTTCAACATCAGCT ATGGTCCTAGTAACTTGACAATGATAGCCACACCACAGAAAACTGGGTACATTTCTGGATCAGACATTACTCTGACCTGCTCTGCTGATTCCAGTCCTTCAGCTTGGTTCTTCTGGTCCTACAACAACATTTCTCTTAGTACATCTGGACAAAACTTACAGCTTACAAATGCAACCCAGAACCAGACAGGAACCTACACCTGCACTGCCCACAATACAGTCACTCTCAGATACACTACAGCCAGCAAAACCATCTTCATTCTTG ACCCAGTATCATCTGCTATAGTGACGCCTTCTGTGAACAAGCCAATTTTCAACATGTCCTTTACTCTGAGTTGTGACATCATGGGTCCAGTGGACTCCACTTACTGGGAGAAGAATGGCATGTACTTGCATTCTGACAGCAGGATCTTAATATCCAACCAAAACAAGACACTCCTGTTCACCCAGCTCACTCTCGCTGATGACGGAGATTACCAGTGTGTCGCCAGCAACCCTGTGAGCAACATGACCAGTGTGCCCTACAGGCTGATGGTCAACT ATGGACCATGGAACATCTCAGTGTATGGTCCAGCCATTGCAGCAGCAAGTTCTTCACTGGCACTGAattgctctgcctcctctcaaCCTCCCAGTAAATACACCTGGAACTTCAATGGCTCAGAGGTGGCAGCAGGCAGCACATATAGGATTGGAGCTCTCTCGTTGAATGACAGTGGAGAATACACCTGTGTAGCCTACAATAACATCACAGGCAGAAGTAGCAATGCCACATGGGAGCTAACTGTTATTG ACATCATATCATCTGCTACAGTGGTGCCTTCTGGGAACCAGATCATTTTCAACATGTCCTTTACTCTGAGTTGTGACATCATGGGTCCAGTGGACTCCACTTACTGGGAGAAAAATGGCATGTACTTGCATTCTGACAGCAGGATCTTACTATCCAACCAAAACAAGACACTCCTGTTCACCCAGCTCACTCTCGCTGATGACGGAGATTACCAGTGTGTCGCCAGCAACCCTGTGAGCAACATGACCAGTGTGCCCTACAGGCTGATGGTCAACT ATGGTCCTTGGTCCTCTACAATCTCTGGTCCAGCTATAGCAGAGGCAGGATCTAATGTGACACTGAAGTGCTCTGCCCGCTCTCGACCTCCCAGTGAATACAGCTGGTACTTCCGTGGCTCGAATGTTGCAAAGGGCCCTGTGTTTGAGACTGGACTTCTGTCCTTAAGCAGCAGTGGACAGTACACCTGTGTGGCCCACAATAACATCACAGCCGGCAGCACCAGTGCAACATGGAACTTAACTGTCATCA AGGCCGTCTTCTCTGTGGTGGTGACCCCAAGCATGCTCGTTCCTCTTGTCTCCAAACATCTACAGCTGTTCTGTAACATAACAGGTGTTTACAGCAGCATTCAGTGGCTTAAAGATGGCCAGGCATTCAGTCCAACACCCACAGCCACCATTTCTTTGGACAACACCACTCTGGCCTTCCAACCTCTGCAGATTGTTGATGATGGGATATACCAGTGTGCTGCAGAGAATGCCATAGGAAATCACATTAGCAAACCTTACAAGCTAAATGCAAACT ATGGGCCTGTGAGCCTGACAATCACTGCTGAGGTGAGGCTTGCCATTGTACTAACCTGTGACGCAAAGTCTCATCCGCTGAGTGTTTATCACTGGATCTTCAACAATACCAACATTGGAGAGGGTGCCACAATATTCATCTCCATAATGTCGGCCTTGGGCAGCAACTACACCTGTGTGGCCAGAAACCCACTGACCAATGTTGCACTCTCTGGTTCCTACATCATCCCAG ATCCCAGTGATGTGGCTCCTCTTCAGGCTAGTGCCCTGCTGACCTCCAGCCTCGCACTCATTCTTGCTGTGTCAGTGTTGTAG
- the pafah1b3 gene encoding platelet-activating factor acetylhydrolase IB subunit gamma isoform X2 — protein MLTPRPHPCLVRMCKAMDGGCQCKGKEPDVLFVGDSLVQLLHEFEVWRKLFSPLHTLNFGIGGDATQHVLWRLSNGELDHISPKVVVLWVGTNNHGHTPEQICGGIMAIVHLINQHLPQAHILVLGILPRGKTPNPLRDRNARVNALVQDELASVSYSSFLDVDPGFIHSDGSISHQDLYDYLHLTPHAYQKVCEPLYKSVKALLEMHAP, from the exons ATGCTAACCCCGCGGCCACACCCATGCCTTGTGAGGATGTGCAAGGCGATGGACGGTGGATGTCAATG CAAAGGGAAGGAACCTGATGTTCTTTTTGTTGGAGACTCTCTTGTCCAGCTGCTCCATGAGTTTGAG gtatggAGAAAGCTATTCTCCCCACTTCATACTTTGAACTTTGGAATTGGTGGTGATGCTACACAGCATGTTCTGTGGAGACTTAGTAATGGAGAGCTGGACCACATCTCCCCCAAG gtggtggtgttgtgggtgggcaccaacaaccatggcCATACCCCTGAGCAGATCTGTGGGGGTATCATGGCCATTGTTCATCTGATCAACCAGCACCTACCTCAAGCGCATATTCTTGTGCTG GGCATTCTGCCAAGGGGTAAAACTCCAAACCCGCTGCGGGACCGAAATGCGAGGGTGAATGCTCTGGTGCAGGACGAGTTGGCATCTGTGTCTTACTCCTCCTTTCTGGATGTGGATCCAGGGTTCATCCACTCTGATGGCTCCATCTCCCATCAGGACCTTTATGACtatctccacctcacaccacatgCCTATCAGAAAGTGTGTGAGCCACTGTACAAGAGCGTAAAAGCCCTTCTAGAGATGCATGCACCCTGA
- the pafah1b3 gene encoding platelet-activating factor acetylhydrolase IB subunit gamma isoform X1: MSSGDANPAATPMPCEDVQGDGRWMSMHNRFVSDSKGKEPDVLFVGDSLVQLLHEFEVWRKLFSPLHTLNFGIGGDATQHVLWRLSNGELDHISPKVVVLWVGTNNHGHTPEQICGGIMAIVHLINQHLPQAHILVLGILPRGKTPNPLRDRNARVNALVQDELASVSYSSFLDVDPGFIHSDGSISHQDLYDYLHLTPHAYQKVCEPLYKSVKALLEMHAP; encoded by the exons ATGAGCAGCGGAGATGCTAACCCCGCGGCCACACCCATGCCTTGTGAGGATGTGCAAGGCGATGGACGGTGGATGTCAATG CATAATCGTTTTGTCTCTGACAGCAAAGGGAAGGAACCTGATGTTCTTTTTGTTGGAGACTCTCTTGTCCAGCTGCTCCATGAGTTTGAG gtatggAGAAAGCTATTCTCCCCACTTCATACTTTGAACTTTGGAATTGGTGGTGATGCTACACAGCATGTTCTGTGGAGACTTAGTAATGGAGAGCTGGACCACATCTCCCCCAAG gtggtggtgttgtgggtgggcaccaacaaccatggcCATACCCCTGAGCAGATCTGTGGGGGTATCATGGCCATTGTTCATCTGATCAACCAGCACCTACCTCAAGCGCATATTCTTGTGCTG GGCATTCTGCCAAGGGGTAAAACTCCAAACCCGCTGCGGGACCGAAATGCGAGGGTGAATGCTCTGGTGCAGGACGAGTTGGCATCTGTGTCTTACTCCTCCTTTCTGGATGTGGATCCAGGGTTCATCCACTCTGATGGCTCCATCTCCCATCAGGACCTTTATGACtatctccacctcacaccacatgCCTATCAGAAAGTGTGTGAGCCACTGTACAAGAGCGTAAAAGCCCTTCTAGAGATGCATGCACCCTGA
- the prr19 gene encoding proline-rich protein 19 produces the protein MSHRDRRPLSEKQNALNTFSNKAKVKSCSKDVLVSCCKSVCITNRTEDCSVSQKVKRLKTRKERNQIRGHDTNNSYQKHQQKQGSKEKAQNYNFQDYPSGHLVKHFQKERAALKPIPPQQLSLITEGRLTSIRGLFSHQVRSVDIERLVKNQKKRHRSKEHKSGQDTLNDSPSLPSHSPLIFKSKSSECGRCIEEQQKSKRSRNILSQQTDTVTLYKTDRKYISAQSLHEAVDNTIGSSSPCSQRGMEPVVLSSLESECDHNTSSTIAKANCNKPHVTPKMKDTLKSLDQEQTTKTTTAIDKRHGFVNTQSSPTKSVLLGMCAPHSDSGNPSFITSSPALDREHVALADECHGQNQGVVGRLAARLCQTLNILPQRRRCPLLTESREVLLQTLQERHSSQLQHSLCRLRSYISAERPRSSHNTEQACNDSGQRCEDNTLMGFSHAWKNEDSQQNANIDSWTDDGSQRKYMGAKWNTMRQAWGTYSPHDLGLNQQLPFQDMLDQGTIRAQSQESLRGEQHFDSQRFPMHQDFTVPEILTSSYQNWEQLTSNPLSLLSRKQVKLGSSEMRSENCNELFEQWRSKPDLGFLFYGKNMNRTHAPLDHLTELKNWSPQHKLECFNERSPFGASSTVSGFFPPEGFRYEPYYRFPHPLNSINSSERSAMTLYIQSDTERGLSSFLPQSTSYTQY, from the exons ATGAGCCACCGTGACAGAAGACCTCTGTCAGAAAAACAGAATGCCCTCAACACCTTCAGCAACAAGGCCAAGGTCAAATCTTGCAGTAAAGATGTTCTTGTCTCCTGCTGCAAATCAGTTTGCATTACCAACAGGACAGAAGATTGCAGTGTTTCTCAAAAGGTAAAACGTCTCAAaacaagaaaagaaaggaaCCAAATTCGAGGACATGACACCAACAATTCTTACCAGAAACATCAACAAAAACAAGGAAGCAAAGAGAAAGCACAGAATTACAATTTCCAGGATTACCCCTCTGGTCATTTAGTGAAACATTTCCAAAAAGAAAGGGCAGCTCTTAAGCCAATACCTCCACAGCAGCTAAGTCTCATTACTGAAGGTCGTCTTACATCTATCAGAGGCCTCTTTAGCCATCAGGTCAGGTCTGTGGACATTGAGCGACTTGtgaaaaatcagaaaaaaaggCACAGGTCCAAAGAACATAAGTCAGGACAAGATACTTTAAATGATTCCCCTTCACTTCCGTCACATTCTCCATTGATCTTTAAGTCTAAATCAAGTGAATGTGGCAGATGTATAGAGGAACAACAGAAATCAAAGAGGTCTAGAAATATATTGTCTCAGCAAACAGACACTGTTACTTTGTATAAAACAGATAGAAAATACATTTCTGCACAAAGTCTTCACGAAGCTGTAGATAATACTATCGGATCTAGTAGCCCATGTAGTCAGAGAGGGATGGAGCCTGTAGTTTTGTCTTCATTAGAGAGTGAATGTGATCATAATACTTCCTCAACTATTGCTAAAGCCAACTGCAACAAACCCCATGTCACTCCAAAAATGAAAGACACCTTAAAATCACTTGATCAAGAACAAACAACGAAAACAACTACTGCCATTGACAAGAGACATGGTTTTGTAAATACCCAAAGTAGTCCTACAAAGTCTGTACTCTTAGGTATGTGTGCTCCACATTCTGACTCTGGTAATCCATCCTTCATAACCTCTTCACCTGCACTGGACAGAGAGCATGTTGCATTGGCTGATGAATGTCATGGCCAAAATCAAGGAGTAGTGGGCAGGTTGGCCGCTCGTCTCTGTCAGACTCTGAATATCCTTCCTCAACGACGACGCTGCCCCCTGCTGACAGAGAGCAGAGAGGTATTGCTGCAGACCCTGCAGGAGAGGCACAGCTCCCAGCTCCAGCACAGCTTGTGCAGGCTACGCTCGTACATCAGTGCAGAGAGGCCACGCTCATCACACAACACTGAACAAGCATGCAATGACTCGGGGCAAAGATGTGAGGACAACACACTCATGGGTTTCAGCCATGcatggaaaaatgaagatagccaacaaaatgcaaatattgaTAGTTGGACAG ATGATGGATCACAAAGAAAATATATGGGAGCAAAGTGGAATACGATGAGGCAAGCTTGGGGAACATACTCCCCTCATGATTTAGGCTTGAATCAACAACTTCCATTCCAAGATATG CTGGATCAGGGGACTATAAGAGCACAGTCTCAGGAGTCCCTTAGAGGAGAGCAGCACTTCGACTCACAGAGATTTCCCATGCATCAGGATTTTACTGTTCCTGAAATTCTCACATCAAGTTATCAAAACTGGGAGCAGCTGACCTCTAATCCCCTCTCCCTGCTGTCACGAAAGCAAGTAAAATTGGGTAGCAGTGAAATGAGGTCAGAAAATTGCAATGAACTGTTTGAACAGTGGAGAAGTAAGCCGGATTTAGGTTTCTTGTTTTATGGTAAAAATATGAATAGAACCCATGCACCGTTAGATCATTTGACAGAGTTGAAGAACTGGTCTCCTCAGCATAAACTGGAATGTTTCAATGAGAGATCACCATTTGGTGCTTCCTCCACTGTTTCAGGATTCTTTCCTCCTGAAGGGTTCCGTTACGAGCCTTATTATCGCTTTCCGCATCCCTTGAATTCCATCAACTCATCAGAAAGGTCTGCTATGACTCTTTATATACagtcagacacagagaggggtCTTTCTTCATTTTTGCCCCAGAGCACTTCTTATACTCAGTATTAG
- the tlr21 gene encoding toll-like receptor 21 → MAHWFHLLIISVAIFSSFLQSTLNYSFRNCNEIVDSKGTIFYCMKSQAQTVSAILDDVPPSATNISIHQHNLSDISPRSFSHLPKLKFLRLDFNNIRKINKDAFFNLTCLQTLNLSTNAISNLSHYSFSGLKNLTSLLLANNQLKSFSLDLFSSLTNLKILDLRRNQLFNFSAVVHSITHLSALITLDLSFNNLHSLDHSSSLPPSLASLYLGNNKLSTLGCRRDFLSSVKVLDVSYNKLLSSMAFYHLNLNSLKYLRLRSTNVSIITLLKDNYTNVPPQHIDFSGLGANDPHFLSSLCKQLSHYPKIHINKMILQNNGIRTLNKNILSNCPHISGVLDLSSNALKNINCLEFLKAQNQVTSLKIEHNHITRLLSCNRRTNLYLPNLRELSYRYNRILDISAFAFIYAPKITILKLNINIIAYLDKKALRGLRDLVTLRLDNNLLSDLYAESFEDLHSLKTLNLRNNRISVIFNNTFLSLSKLTILDLGGNKITQLMPQALNGLDSLSNLYLDRNHLKYIDGQQLGRLHGTLQVLDLCCNSICYYSKQPYSPFVNLIKLIDLKLDGQLPYGISILPSAFFHGLTSLKSLYLSNNHLSYFNADIFDDLKSLTHLSLADSGAGVTQLKPGIFKNLRKLETLHIENMGVESFSKEVFGNLTALKMLYLNRNAMQTMDIKLLENLTNLQYLDLRNSPLSCSCLNSELQNWTKNNQKVQLVYLYNLSCQDRQGSNFYNFETNVCYLDLGVYLFASTYLVTIVLILIPLLHVKLYWKFKYGYYVFRSWFGEQWRRLREEEEKCMYDAFISYNSADEKWVMDKLLPNLESNGSSFKLCLHHRDFEPGRNIVDNIVSAVYNSRKTVCVISQSFLRSEWCSLEIQMASYRLFHEMQDVLLLVFLDSIHERQLSMYHRMRKVMLSKTYLQWPQPDCTDPIKAQELFWKQLKRAIRSNNSRSQEEQMEEDMHIVQQTNGESMEESDNFGNHPQINDESYYLMP, encoded by the coding sequence ATGGCACACTGGTTCCATCTGCTTATTATCTCAGTGGCAATATTCTCCTCATTTCTTCAGTCCACCCTAAACTACAGTTTCAGGAACTGCAATGAAATTGTTGATTCAAAAGGAACAATATTTTATTGTATGAAATCGCAAGCACAGACAGTTTCTGCCATACTGGATGATGTACCACCTTCTGCAACGAACATTTCAATCCATCAACATAACCTCTCAGACATTTCTCCAAGAAGCTTTAGTCACCTGCCAAAACTAAAATTTCTCAGACTTGACTTTAACAATATAAGGAAAATTAACAAGGATGCCTTCTTTAATCTAACATGTCTTCAAACCCTGAACCTGTCCACCAATGCTATATCCAATCTCAGTCATTATTCCTTCAGTGGCCTCAAAAATCTCACCAGCTTACTCTTGGCCAACAATCAACTGAAAAGTTTTTCTTTGGACCTGTTTTCTAGTTTGACCAACTTAAAGATTTTGGACCTACGTAGGAACCAGTTATTCAACTTTTCAGCAGTGGTGCATTCCATAACACACCTCTCAGCTCTGATAACACTGGACCTTTCATTCAACAATCTACACTCCTTGGATCATTCATCTAGTCTTCCACCATCACTTGCCTCCCTTTATCTTGGTAATAATAAACTAAGCACTCTGGGATGCAGAAGGGATTTTCTAAGTAGTGTCAAAGTGTTGGATGTCTCCTATAACAAACTTCTATCATCTATGGCATTTTATCATCTGAATCTCAACAGTCTAAAGTACCTGCGACTGCGTTCCACCAATGTTTCTATAATAACACTCCTAAAGGATAATTACACCAATGTGCCACCTCAACACATAGACTTCTCTGGTTTGGGAGCAAATGATCCCCACTTTCTGTCTTCACTGTGTAAACAGCTGTCCCACTATCCAAAGatacatataaataaaatgatCCTTCAAAATAATGGTATTAGGACTCTGAACAAAAACATATTGTCTAATTGCCCCCATATATCTGGGGTCTTGGACCTCTCATCCAACGCACTGAAGAATATAAACTGTTTGGAGTTCCTTAAAGCACAAAATCAAGTGACAAGCCTCAAAATTGAGCATAACCACATAACCAGACTATTATCTTGCAACAGAAGAACCAACCTGTATCTACCTAACCTTAGAGAACTGAGCTACCGCTACAATCGCATTTTAGACATAAGTgcctttgcttttatttatgcACCCAAAATAACAATACTTAAACTTAACATTAACATAATTGCCTATCTGGACAAAAAAGCTTTGAGGGGACTTAGAGACCTTGTTACACTCCGCCTAGACAACAATCTTCTGAGTGATCTCTATGCTGAGAGCTTTGAAGATCTTCACAGTCTTAAGACACTGAACTTGCGCAACAACCGAATTTCTGTCATCTTCAACAATACTTTCCTTTCCCTCAGTAAACTGACCATTCTAGATTTAGGGGGAAACAAGATAACTCAGTTAATGCCTCAAGCTTTAAATGGACTTGACAGCTTGTCCAATCTTTATTTAGACCGAAATCATCTTAAATATATTGATGGTCAACAGCTTGGAAGGCTTCATGGCACATTACAAGTGCTTGATTTATGTTGTAATTCTATCTGCTATTACTCAAAACAACCGTACTCTCCATTCGTAAATTTAATAAAACTCATCGACCTGAAATTAGATGGACAATTGCCATACGGCATCTCCATATTACCTAGTGCATTTTTCCATGGCCTTACTTCCCTGAAGAGTCTTTACCTCAGCAATAATCATCTCTCTTATTTCAATGCTGACATATTCGATGACCTGAAAAGCTTAACTCATTTATCATTAGCGGActctggtgctggtgtgactcaGCTCAAGCCAGGTATTTTCAAAAACCTGCGGAAGCTGGAGACATTACATATTGAGAACATGGGTGTGGAGTCATTTTCAAAAGAGGTATTTGGTAATCTCACAGCATTGAAAATGCTCTATCTTAATCGCAATGCTATGCAGACCATGGACATAAAATTGCTGGAAAATTTAACTAATCTACAGTACTTAGACCTGCGAAATTCTCCACTGAGCTGCAGCTGTCTCAATAGTGAACTACAGAATTGGACTAAAAACAACCAGAAAGTCCAGCTTGTATATCTTTACAATTTGTCTTGCCAGGATCGACAAGGGTCAAACTTTTACAATTTTGAAACCAATGTGTGTTATTTGGATCTTGGAGTCTACTTGTTTGCCTCCACATATCTTGTAACAATTGTATTAATTCTAATACCACTGCTTCATGTAAAACTTTACTGGAAATTTAAATATGGCTACTATGTTTTCCGTTCATGGTTTGGGGAACAGTGGCGTCGTCTCAGGGAAGAGGAAGAAAAATGCATGTATGATGCTTTCATTTCTTACAATTCAGCAGATGAGAAATGGGTGATGGATAAACTGCTGCCAAATCTGGAAAGCAATGGGTCTTCATTCAAACTCTGTCTACACCATCGCGATTTTGAGCCAGGTCGCAACATAGTTGACAACATTGTTTCGGCTGTTTACAACAGCCGcaagacagtgtgtgtgatcAGTCAAAGCTTCCTCCGTAGTGAGTGGTGCTCCCTTGAGATTCAAATGGCTAGCTACCGTCTATTTCATGAAATGCAAGATGTGCTCTTACTTGTCTTCTTGGACTCTATACATGAGCGACAGCTGTCCATGTATCACCGTATGAGGAAAGTTATGCTGAGTAAGACCTATCTACAGTGGCCACAGCCAGACTGCACAGACCCCATCAAGGCGCAAGAACTCTTCTGGAAGCAGCTCAAGAGGGCAATACGAAGCAATAATAGTAGAAGCCAAGAAGAACAGATGGAGGAAGATATGCATATCGTGCAGCAGACTAATGGTGAAAGTATGGAAGAAAGTGACAATTTTGGTAACCATCCCCAAATTAACGATGAGTCCTATTACCTAATGCCTTAA
- the cnfn gene encoding cornifelin homolog isoform X2 yields the protein MAYQAEVISTQPQVTITNYTVTTVSSDWSSNLCDCCDDCGICLCGTFIPCILSCKIAQDHGESCCLPFLPGAMIALRTSIRGKYHISGSICDDWVAMSCCPYCGICQMAREQKTRG from the exons ATGGCATATCAGGCCGAGGTGATCAGCACACAGCCCCAGGTGACCATTACCAATTACACCGTCACCACCGTGTCTTCTGACTGGAGCTCCAACCTCTGTGATTGTTGTGATGACTGCGGcatct GCCTCTGCGGGACATTTATTCCTTGCATACTGAGCTGTAAGATTGCACAGGACCATGGAGAATCATGCTGTCTGCCCTTCCTGCCGGGTGCTATGATTGCTCTACGAACCAGCATTCGTGGCAAATATCACATCAGT GGCTCTATCTGTGATGACTGGGTCGCTATGAGCTGCTGTCCTTATTGCGGTATCTGCCAGATGGCTCGAGAACAGAAGACGAGAGGCTGA
- the cnfn gene encoding cornifelin homolog isoform X1, protein MMAYQAEVISTQPQVTITNYTVTTVSSDWSSNLCDCCDDCGICLCGTFIPCILSCKIAQDHGESCCLPFLPGAMIALRTSIRGKYHISGSICDDWVAMSCCPYCGICQMAREQKTRG, encoded by the exons A TGATGGCATATCAGGCCGAGGTGATCAGCACACAGCCCCAGGTGACCATTACCAATTACACCGTCACCACCGTGTCTTCTGACTGGAGCTCCAACCTCTGTGATTGTTGTGATGACTGCGGcatct GCCTCTGCGGGACATTTATTCCTTGCATACTGAGCTGTAAGATTGCACAGGACCATGGAGAATCATGCTGTCTGCCCTTCCTGCCGGGTGCTATGATTGCTCTACGAACCAGCATTCGTGGCAAATATCACATCAGT GGCTCTATCTGTGATGACTGGGTCGCTATGAGCTGCTGTCCTTATTGCGGTATCTGCCAGATGGCTCGAGAACAGAAGACGAGAGGCTGA